A window of Streptomyces sp. SAI-127 contains these coding sequences:
- a CDS encoding TQXA domain-containing protein, with amino-acid sequence MFSAFSALSVRGRGAARLAAVTFVSGLLAAGATVAVADTAAADEAAQNQRGATATIGGLKTYGDAVIHDTDSDLRVPAGLFEMSVEGGGTLQTYCVDLYNPTQKDAKYHETDWSGTSLGANKGSGKIRWILQNSYPQVNDLAALADKAGIASGLTEQDAAAGTQVAIWRYSDHADVDAVDPQAEKLADYLEKSARDLVEPAASLTLDPPAVSGHPGELLGPVTVHTNAAGATVTPPADAATSGVRIVGKDGRPVTSASNGSELYFDVPEDAAAGSADLTVQASTTVPVGRAFASESRSQTQILAGSSESTVSAAASATWAKEGAVPALSAARNCTEGGLDITAVNQGDEEFAFELMGTEYAIAAGETRTVMVPLQEDQAYDFTINGPDGLAKRFTGVLDCRTRSSETGATTQTLSEPSPATVAVPTTDVNLAETGGSATTPLIAGTAIALVVIGGAALVLTGRKQNRAQD; translated from the coding sequence GTGTTTTCTGCGTTCTCTGCGCTGTCCGTGCGCGGACGGGGGGCGGCTCGCCTCGCGGCCGTCACGTTCGTCTCCGGCCTGCTCGCCGCCGGTGCGACGGTGGCCGTCGCCGACACGGCGGCCGCGGACGAGGCGGCGCAGAACCAGAGAGGGGCGACGGCCACCATAGGGGGCCTGAAGACCTACGGCGACGCGGTGATACACGACACCGACAGCGATCTGCGGGTGCCGGCCGGGCTGTTCGAGATGTCCGTCGAGGGCGGCGGAACCCTGCAGACGTACTGCGTGGACCTCTACAACCCCACGCAGAAGGACGCCAAGTACCACGAGACCGACTGGAGCGGCACCTCGCTGGGCGCCAACAAGGGGTCGGGCAAGATCCGTTGGATCCTGCAGAACTCCTATCCCCAGGTCAACGACCTCGCGGCGCTCGCAGACAAGGCCGGTATCGCCTCGGGCCTGACCGAGCAGGACGCGGCGGCCGGCACCCAGGTGGCGATCTGGCGCTACTCGGACCATGCCGACGTCGACGCCGTCGACCCGCAGGCCGAGAAGCTCGCGGACTACCTGGAGAAGAGCGCCCGCGACCTCGTGGAGCCGGCGGCGTCGCTGACGCTCGACCCGCCCGCGGTCTCCGGCCACCCCGGCGAGCTGCTCGGCCCGGTCACGGTGCACACCAACGCGGCCGGCGCGACGGTCACCCCGCCGGCGGACGCGGCCACGAGCGGCGTGCGGATCGTCGGCAAGGACGGCAGGCCGGTGACCTCCGCGAGCAACGGCAGCGAGCTCTACTTCGACGTTCCCGAGGACGCGGCGGCGGGCTCTGCCGACCTCACGGTGCAGGCCTCGACCACTGTGCCGGTCGGCCGTGCGTTCGCCTCCGAGAGCCGGAGCCAGACGCAGATCCTCGCCGGCTCCAGCGAGTCGACGGTCTCAGCGGCGGCGAGCGCGACCTGGGCGAAGGAGGGCGCCGTACCGGCCCTCTCCGCCGCCCGGAACTGCACCGAGGGCGGCCTGGACATCACCGCGGTCAACCAGGGCGACGAGGAGTTCGCGTTCGAGCTGATGGGCACGGAGTACGCCATCGCGGCGGGCGAGACCCGCACGGTGATGGTCCCGCTCCAGGAGGACCAGGCGTACGACTTCACGATCAACGGTCCCGACGGTCTCGCCAAGCGCTTCACCGGTGTCCTCGACTGCCGCACCCGCAGCAGCGAGACGGGGGCCACGACCCAGACGCTCAGCGAGCCCAGCCCCGCCACGGTGGCCGTCCCCACCACCGACGTCAACCTCGCCGAGACCGGTGGCTCCGCCACGACCCCGCTGATCGCCGGCACCGCCATCGCCCTGGTGGTGATCGGGGGCGCGGCCCTGGTCCTCACCGGCAGGAAGCAGAACCGGGCACAGGACTGA